The window TAAGCGGGTTGCTGCTGTCGATGTGCATCAGGATGTCAGCAAAGTTGAGAACTTTTCAAACGGCCTCGAGATTATTATGAGGGCTGATAATATCGGCTTGGAACGTCTTACCAAAATGGAAATTGCTATGGCTGATGTTGTCATCACTCCTAATGTGAGAAAAATCCACTGGTCGCATTTCAATCGTGCGCGCGATTGTATAAGAATGGGAGAGCTGGCCGCGCAATCGATGCTGCCTGAAATCAAGGTATTGTTATCAAAAACAATATGGTTCTCTAAGGTGATTAACAAGCTTAAATCACTTAAATAATTGCAGCTGTGTTGTCAAACTATTATATCCGGCTTACCGGGCATTTATTTTTTCAAGATAATCCTTCCCGACGATTATCTCTCTTGCCATTTTATTCATAACCTCTTATCTTTACCATAACATTATCGCGAAGGCAGGAAACATCGTCGCGAAGGCAGGAACCCTTTCCTGCCTTCTGTTAACAATGGAGGAGATATGCTAAATTTTGAGTTTATACTTCCTACAAAAATAATATTCGGTCCGGGAGAAATCATCAAGCTTGGCAAAGAGGTTAAAAATATCGGTCGAAAACCTCTGTTGATTACAGGCAAGACCGCCATGCGTAAAACCGGTATTCTCGATAGAGTATTGGATATTCTCGACCGGGTGAATATCAAACCTGTATTGTTTGAAAATATCGAGCCTAATCCGCATGCTAAAACTGTTGATGAAGCCGCCCGAATCGCCCGTGATGAAGGTTGCGATATGGTTATCGGCTTAGGCGGCGGTTCGACTATGGATGCCGCTAAGGGAATTGCGGCTGCAGCCATGTCTAAACGTCCTGTCTGGGACCATATCTATTCCGGCGATGGTGAAACTTATATCCCTATACGCAAGGCTCTGCCGATTGTATGCGTGCCAACTATTGCCGCCACCGGCAGTGAGGCAGACAGCGGCGGGGTAATCACCAATACCGATACAAATGAGAAAACCGGCATATTCGGCAAACCGTTATTCCCAACGCTTTCAATTGTTGACCCCGAACTGACATTCACTTGTCCGAAAGATTATACTATCGACGGCGGCATTGATATTATCACGCATGTTATCGAATCATATTTTACCGGCACCGATACCGCTTATCTTCAGGACAGGTTCTCCGAATCAATCATCCGAACGGTAATTCACTATCTTCCGATGGCAATAGCAAACCCCGAACATCTCGAAGCCCGCTCTCACCTATCGTGGTGTTCGACAGTCGCCCTGTCAGGCATGGTAAATCAGGGGCGCGGCGGAACATTCCCGCTTCACGCCTTAGAGCATGCCGTTTCCGGCCACTATGATATCTCCCATGGCCGAGGACTGGCTTTACTTCTGCCGGCGCTTATGGAATACACAATGCCGGCGCGTCCGCGCAAATTTATTGAGCTGGGTAGAAATATATTCGACATTCAGTTTACTAGCGAATCGGAAGAACATGCCGCCCTCCAAAGCATCGAAGCCATGAAAAGTTTTTTAGCCTCAGTAAACAGACATATTCATTTTTCTGATCTCGACATAGATGATTCGAAGTTTGAGAAAATGGCTGATGATATTATTAAAATTTACGGCAGGGGGAAAAACTATCTCGAGAATCCGCGCCCTATCGATAAGGCAGGGATATTGGAGATTTTCCGGAATTCGTTGTAGGGATATGCCCTACATAGCGCAGCAAATTTGATAGCTTGAGAGTAAACTCACTTACTGTTATAATACAGCGATCTGACATATCGGGCTAAACGCGCCATTCCTTCTTTATAGGTGATGCTTGGCTTGTATCCCAATTCAAATATAGCTTTGGAGATGTCAAACACCTGATCATATTTGCCCATGCGAACAGTATAGCGGGTTATTGGAGGCTCAACCTTGTAGCGCCGA is drawn from Candidatus Zixiibacteriota bacterium and contains these coding sequences:
- a CDS encoding iron-containing alcohol dehydrogenase translates to MLNFEFILPTKIIFGPGEIIKLGKEVKNIGRKPLLITGKTAMRKTGILDRVLDILDRVNIKPVLFENIEPNPHAKTVDEAARIARDEGCDMVIGLGGGSTMDAAKGIAAAAMSKRPVWDHIYSGDGETYIPIRKALPIVCVPTIAATGSEADSGGVITNTDTNEKTGIFGKPLFPTLSIVDPELTFTCPKDYTIDGGIDIITHVIESYFTGTDTAYLQDRFSESIIRTVIHYLPMAIANPEHLEARSHLSWCSTVALSGMVNQGRGGTFPLHALEHAVSGHYDISHGRGLALLLPALMEYTMPARPRKFIELGRNIFDIQFTSESEEHAALQSIEAMKSFLASVNRHIHFSDLDIDDSKFEKMADDIIKIYGRGKNYLENPRPIDKAGILEIFRNSL